The following proteins come from a genomic window of Pseudomonas sp. WJP1:
- a CDS encoding GntT/GntP/DsdX family permease, producing the protein MTLSFGYWLLVYAAIAIIALIVLIARYRLNPFIVITLISIGLALVAGMPPSGVVGAYEAGVGKTLGHIALVVALGTMLGKMMAESGGAEQVARTLIDRFGEKNAHWAMVCIAFLVGLPLFFEVGFVLLVPIAFTVARRVGVSILMVGLPMVAGLSVVHALVPPHPAAMLAVQVYQASVGQTLLYAIAIGIPTAIIAGPLYAKFIVPRIQLPAENPLERQFLEREPRDSLPSFGLTMATILLPVVLMLIGGWANLISTPGTGFNQFLLFIGNSVIALLLATLLSFWTLGLAQGFNRESILKFTNECLAPTASITLLVGAGGGLNRILVDAGVTDQIVGLANEFHLSPLLMGWLFAALMRIATGSATVAMTTASGVVAPVAIAMGYPHPELLVLATGAGSVIFSHVNDGGFWLIKEYFNMTVTQTFKTWTVLETLISLVAFGLTVGLSYLI; encoded by the coding sequence ATGACCCTGTCCTTCGGCTATTGGCTGCTGGTGTACGCCGCCATCGCCATCATCGCGCTGATCGTGCTGATCGCCCGTTACCGGCTCAATCCGTTTATCGTCATCACCCTGATCTCCATCGGCCTGGCGCTGGTGGCGGGCATGCCGCCGTCCGGCGTGGTCGGGGCCTATGAGGCGGGCGTCGGCAAGACCCTGGGGCATATCGCCCTGGTGGTGGCGCTGGGCACCATGCTCGGCAAGATGATGGCCGAGTCCGGCGGCGCCGAGCAGGTGGCGCGGACCTTGATCGACCGCTTCGGCGAAAAGAACGCGCATTGGGCAATGGTCTGCATCGCCTTCCTGGTGGGGTTGCCGTTGTTCTTCGAGGTCGGTTTCGTGTTGCTGGTGCCGATTGCGTTCACCGTGGCGCGGCGGGTCGGCGTGTCGATCCTGATGGTCGGCTTGCCGATGGTCGCCGGCCTGTCGGTGGTGCATGCGCTGGTGCCACCGCACCCGGCGGCGATGCTGGCGGTGCAGGTGTACCAGGCGTCGGTGGGGCAGACCTTGCTCTATGCGATTGCGATCGGCATTCCCACGGCGATCATCGCCGGTCCCCTGTACGCCAAGTTCATCGTGCCGCGTATCCAGCTGCCGGCGGAAAACCCGCTGGAGCGGCAGTTCCTCGAGCGCGAGCCACGCGACAGCCTGCCAAGTTTCGGCCTGACCATGGCGACCATCCTGTTGCCGGTGGTGCTGATGCTGATCGGCGGCTGGGCCAACCTGATTTCCACCCCGGGCACGGGTTTTAACCAGTTCCTGCTGTTCATCGGCAACTCGGTCATCGCATTGCTGCTGGCGACCTTGCTGAGCTTCTGGACGCTTGGCCTGGCCCAGGGCTTCAATCGCGAGTCGATCCTCAAGTTCACCAACGAATGCCTGGCGCCGACCGCCAGCATCACCTTGCTGGTGGGCGCCGGCGGCGGCCTGAACCGGATCCTGGTGGACGCTGGCGTCACCGACCAGATCGTCGGCCTGGCCAACGAGTTTCACTTGTCGCCGTTGCTGATGGGCTGGTTGTTTGCCGCGTTGATGCGCATCGCCACCGGCTCCGCCACCGTGGCCATGACCACCGCCTCGGGCGTGGTCGCGCCCGTGGCCATCGCGATGGGGTATCCGCATCCGGAGTTGCTGGTGCTGGCGACGGGGGCGGGCTCGGTGATTTTTTCCCACGTCAACGACGGCGGCTTCTGGCTGATCAAGGAATACTTCAATATGACGGTGACCCAGACCTTCAAGACCTGGACGGTGCTGGAGACCCTGATCTCGCTCGTCGCCTTCGGCCTGACCGTGGGCCTTTCCTACCTGATTTAA
- a CDS encoding SulP family inorganic anion transporter yields the protein MKPKHLRADALAGLTTSFALLPECIAFALVAHLNPLMGLYGAFILCTLTALFGGRPGMVSGAAGSMAVVIVALVVQHGVQYLLATVLLGGLIMSAFGLLRLGKLVRMVPHPVMLGFVNGLAIIIALAQLEHFKSGETWLSGTPLYYMIGLVAVTMAIVYVLPRLTRAVPPALVAILGVGLAVYLLGLPTRTLGDMAHIAGGLPTFALPDIPWTLETLHIIAPYAILMAMVGLLETLLTLNLTDEFTESRGYPDRECVALGAANVVSGLFGGMGGCAMIGQTVINLSSGGRGRLSGVVAGVSILLFILFLSPLIERIPLAALVGVMFVVSQQTFAWASLRVLNKVPLNDVLVIIAVTVITVFTDLATAVLCGIIIAALNFAWQQARQLYADSHLENDGSKLYRVHGTLFFASTTPFLNQFDPANDPAQVTLDCHHLSFVDYSAIAALDTLRERYSKAGKHLRVLGLSERCKKLLKRARVQHD from the coding sequence ATGAAACCAAAACATCTACGCGCCGATGCCCTCGCTGGCCTCACGACGTCCTTCGCCCTGTTGCCCGAATGCATCGCCTTCGCGCTGGTGGCTCATCTCAATCCGCTGATGGGGCTGTACGGTGCGTTCATCCTTTGCACCCTGACCGCGCTGTTCGGTGGTCGGCCGGGCATGGTGTCCGGTGCTGCGGGGTCGATGGCAGTGGTGATCGTCGCGCTGGTGGTGCAGCACGGAGTGCAGTACTTGCTGGCGACGGTGCTGCTGGGCGGGTTGATCATGTCGGCGTTCGGACTGCTGCGCCTGGGCAAACTGGTGCGCATGGTGCCGCACCCGGTGATGCTCGGTTTCGTCAACGGCCTGGCGATCATCATTGCCCTGGCGCAGCTTGAGCATTTCAAGAGTGGCGAGACCTGGCTGAGCGGTACGCCCCTGTACTACATGATCGGGTTGGTGGCAGTGACGATGGCGATTGTCTATGTGCTGCCGCGCCTGACCCGCGCGGTGCCGCCGGCATTGGTGGCGATCCTGGGGGTGGGTCTGGCGGTTTACTTGCTTGGCCTGCCAACCCGCACCCTGGGCGACATGGCACATATCGCCGGCGGCTTGCCGACGTTTGCCTTGCCAGACATTCCCTGGACCCTGGAAACCCTGCACATCATCGCGCCTTACGCGATCCTGATGGCGATGGTCGGTCTGCTGGAGACGTTGCTGACCCTGAACCTCACCGACGAATTCACCGAGAGCCGCGGCTACCCCGATCGCGAGTGCGTGGCGCTGGGCGCGGCCAACGTGGTGTCCGGACTGTTCGGTGGCATGGGCGGTTGCGCGATGATCGGCCAGACTGTGATCAACTTGAGCTCCGGGGGCCGCGGCCGGTTGTCCGGTGTGGTTGCCGGTGTGTCGATCCTGCTGTTCATCCTGTTCCTGTCGCCGCTGATCGAACGTATTCCATTGGCGGCGTTGGTGGGGGTGATGTTTGTGGTCTCGCAGCAGACCTTCGCCTGGGCTTCGCTGCGGGTGCTGAACAAGGTGCCGTTGAACGATGTGCTGGTGATCATCGCGGTGACGGTGATCACGGTGTTCACCGACCTGGCCACGGCGGTGTTGTGCGGGATCATCATAGCGGCGCTGAATTTCGCCTGGCAGCAGGCTCGGCAGTTGTACGCCGACAGTCACCTGGAAAACGACGGCAGCAAACTTTACCGTGTCCATGGCACGCTGTTCTTCGCCTCGACGACCCCTTTCCTAAATCAATTCGACCCAGCCAACGACCCTGCGCAGGTGACTCTCGATTGTCACCACCTGAGCTTCGTCGACTACTCCGCCATCGCTGCACTGGATACCTTGCGTGAGCGCTACAGCAAGGCTGGCAAGCACCTGCGGGTGCTGGGCCTGTCGGAGCGCTGCAAGAAACTGCTCAAGCGTGCCCGGGTGCAACACGACTGA
- a CDS encoding DUF2252 domain-containing protein, which yields MTALKDRLKQGKEARKKCPRNQQASMGKTRRDPVPLIKASSEGRIRSLVELRYGRMLESPFSFFRGNALLQAHDLAGTPDMGLVAPICGDCHLMNFGGFATPERKLLFSVNDFDEVHPGPWEWDLKRLVASFLVATRDLRHGSSVEDTVCHQLVGAYQQTMLECAEQSAMDTWYESITYDDLRAQASKKNLEHVQRAMEKAERRTHAQLLPKISERDKQGRLIIRDDLPEIFHLHNHTTLLDADDDWLRLSDWRPLYDTFLRDYRGTLQTDRRELLSRFEVQDMAFKVVGVGSVGKRCLVALLTDEQEFPLFLQFKEARRSVLAGFVKTKSRARHEGQRVVDGQRLMQSASDLFLGWTTGPSGRHFHVRQLRDMKISAELETFDGEAFAAYARICGRALARAHAKSSGQAAYISGYIGKSQALADALYQYAQGYAKQNERDFEHFQQACRKGKLHARSEADFATDHLP from the coding sequence ATGACTGCACTCAAAGATCGCCTCAAGCAAGGCAAGGAAGCCCGCAAGAAGTGTCCGCGCAATCAGCAGGCGTCGATGGGCAAAACCAGGCGCGACCCTGTTCCGCTGATCAAGGCGTCAAGTGAGGGTCGCATCCGATCGCTGGTCGAATTGCGGTATGGGCGCATGCTGGAATCGCCTTTCAGCTTCTTTCGCGGCAATGCGTTGCTACAGGCGCACGACCTGGCGGGGACGCCGGACATGGGGCTGGTTGCTCCGATCTGTGGCGACTGTCATCTGATGAATTTTGGCGGATTTGCCACCCCCGAGCGCAAGCTGCTGTTCAGCGTCAACGATTTCGACGAGGTGCATCCCGGTCCCTGGGAATGGGACTTGAAACGGCTGGTGGCCAGTTTCCTGGTGGCCACCCGTGACTTGCGCCATGGCAGCTCGGTGGAAGATACGGTCTGCCACCAACTGGTGGGCGCTTATCAGCAAACGATGCTCGAGTGCGCCGAACAAAGCGCGATGGACACCTGGTATGAGTCCATCACTTATGACGACTTACGTGCACAGGCGAGCAAAAAAAACCTGGAGCATGTGCAACGGGCGATGGAGAAAGCCGAACGTCGTACCCATGCGCAGCTGCTGCCGAAAATCAGCGAGCGCGACAAACAGGGCCGCCTGATCATTCGCGACGACCTGCCGGAAATTTTCCACCTGCACAACCACACCACCTTGCTGGATGCCGACGATGACTGGCTGCGCCTTTCGGACTGGCGACCGCTGTATGACACCTTCCTGCGCGACTACCGAGGCACGCTGCAAACCGACCGTCGCGAGCTGCTGTCGCGCTTTGAGGTGCAGGACATGGCGTTCAAGGTGGTGGGTGTCGGCAGCGTCGGTAAGCGTTGCCTGGTGGCGCTGCTGACCGACGAGCAGGAATTCCCGTTGTTCCTGCAATTCAAGGAAGCACGACGCTCAGTGCTCGCCGGCTTCGTGAAGACCAAATCACGGGCCCGGCATGAGGGGCAGCGCGTGGTTGACGGCCAACGCCTGATGCAATCAGCCAGCGATTTGTTCCTTGGTTGGACCACCGGCCCCAGCGGGCGTCACTTCCATGTGCGGCAGTTGCGCGATATGAAGATCTCGGCCGAACTCGAGACCTTCGACGGGGAAGCGTTCGCAGCCTACGCACGGATTTGTGGCCGCGCCCTGGCCCGCGCGCACGCCAAGTCTTCAGGACAGGCCGCGTACATCAGCGGCTACATCGGCAAGAGCCAGGCACTGGCCGATGCCCTCTATCAGTATGCCCAAGGCTACGCCAAACAGAACGAGCGCGACTTCGAACACTTCCAGCAAGCGTGTCGCAAGGGAAAATTGCACGCGCGCTCGGAAGCGGATTTTGCAACGGATCATCTGCCTTAG
- a CDS encoding histidine phosphatase family protein codes for MELRLSLFGINRSIDLGRFTRYRNTLVVLASALLAIPLTVLLLRPAAVPDLAHGNVQGARALFAGWAKGDMIVLVRHVERCDHSSAPCLSGNDGITDRSRSVAVAVGARFEQLGLGRADIYNSPMVRTAQTSGYMFNKVGTGDDWLINCKGTMLRDALAHKVAGRNLILVTHSECMAQLQKDLKLPTSTLGYGSALFVTAQAQQAPRILGFIEASDWQSVTTE; via the coding sequence GTGGAACTGAGACTGAGTCTGTTCGGAATAAACCGCTCGATCGACCTGGGTCGGTTTACCCGTTATCGCAATACGCTGGTGGTGCTGGCCTCGGCGCTGCTGGCGATCCCCTTGACGGTATTGCTGTTACGGCCCGCCGCCGTGCCGGACCTGGCCCATGGCAATGTGCAGGGCGCGCGGGCACTGTTTGCGGGTTGGGCCAAGGGCGACATGATCGTGTTGGTGCGCCATGTCGAGCGTTGCGATCACTCCAGCGCGCCCTGCTTGAGTGGTAACGATGGCATTACCGATCGCTCGCGCAGCGTTGCGGTGGCCGTCGGTGCACGGTTCGAGCAGTTGGGGCTGGGTCGCGCCGACATCTACAACAGCCCGATGGTGCGTACGGCACAGACGAGCGGGTACATGTTCAACAAAGTCGGCACCGGCGACGACTGGCTGATTAACTGCAAAGGCACGATGTTGCGCGACGCCCTGGCGCACAAGGTTGCCGGGCGCAACCTGATCCTGGTGACGCACAGCGAATGCATGGCGCAACTGCAAAAGGATCTCAAATTACCGACTTCGACCCTTGGCTATGGCTCCGCGCTTTTCGTCACCGCCCAAGCGCAGCAAGCGCCACGCATCCTTGGTTTCATCGAAGCCTCGGACTGGCAATCGGTGACCACCGAATGA
- a CDS encoding N-acyl-D-amino-acid deacylase family protein, whose amino-acid sequence MMYDTLIRNALVIDGSNSPGYPADVAIRNGRIERIGDLQDARATEEINAAGRVLAPGFIDVHTHDDTVVIRQPQMLPKISQGVTTVIVGNCGISASPVSLRGDPPDPMNLLGSAAAFVYPKFSDYRAAVEAANTTLNVAALVGHTALRSNHLDDLFRTATPDEIAAMREQLRESLEAGALGLSTGLAYASAFSASTEEVMQLTEELTAFGAVYTTHLRSEFEPVLEAMDEAFQIGRHAQSPVIISHLKCAGAGNWGRSPQLLASLEQAAKTHPVGCDCYPYAASSSTLDLKQVTDAHRITITWSTPHPQMGGRDLMDIAAEWNLPLLEAARQLQPAGAVYYGMDEADVRRILAHPLSMVGSDGLPEDPFPHPRLWGAFPRVLGHFSRDVGLFPLHTAVHKMTGLSASRFGLKERGEIREGHWADLVLFDPATIRDVADFNDPQRAAEGIDGVWVNGVLSYQDGQANGRREGRFLAREGDLRVGFA is encoded by the coding sequence ATGATGTACGACACGCTGATTCGCAATGCCCTGGTCATCGACGGCAGCAACAGCCCTGGCTACCCGGCCGACGTGGCGATCCGCAACGGTCGCATCGAGCGCATCGGCGACTTGCAGGATGCCCGTGCCACCGAAGAAATCAACGCTGCCGGCCGCGTGCTGGCGCCCGGCTTCATCGATGTGCACACCCACGACGACACGGTGGTGATCCGTCAGCCGCAGATGCTGCCCAAGATCAGCCAGGGCGTGACCACGGTGATCGTCGGTAACTGCGGGATCAGCGCATCGCCGGTGAGCCTGCGCGGCGATCCGCCGGACCCGATGAACCTGCTTGGCAGCGCTGCGGCGTTTGTCTATCCGAAGTTCAGTGATTACCGTGCGGCGGTCGAGGCGGCGAACACCACGCTGAACGTCGCCGCGCTGGTGGGCCACACCGCGCTGCGCAGCAACCACCTCGACGACCTGTTTCGCACCGCTACGCCCGATGAAATTGCCGCGATGCGCGAGCAGTTGCGCGAAAGTCTCGAGGCCGGCGCCCTGGGCTTGTCCACCGGTCTGGCCTACGCCAGTGCGTTCTCGGCATCCACCGAGGAAGTGATGCAACTGACCGAAGAGCTGACGGCGTTCGGCGCGGTCTACACCACCCATTTGCGCAGCGAATTCGAGCCGGTGCTGGAAGCCATGGACGAGGCGTTCCAGATCGGCCGCCATGCGCAATCCCCGGTGATCATTTCCCACCTAAAATGTGCCGGCGCCGGTAACTGGGGGCGCAGCCCGCAGCTGTTGGCGTCCCTTGAGCAGGCTGCGAAAACCCACCCGGTGGGCTGCGATTGCTACCCCTATGCCGCCAGTTCCTCGACCCTGGACCTCAAGCAAGTCACCGATGCCCACCGCATCACCATCACCTGGTCAACGCCGCACCCGCAGATGGGCGGGCGCGACCTGATGGATATCGCCGCCGAGTGGAACCTGCCCTTGCTCGAGGCCGCCCGCCAGCTGCAACCGGCTGGCGCTGTGTACTACGGGATGGACGAAGCCGATGTGCGACGAATCCTGGCGCACCCGTTGTCGATGGTCGGCTCCGATGGCCTGCCGGAAGATCCGTTTCCCCATCCACGCTTGTGGGGCGCCTTCCCGCGGGTGCTCGGCCATTTCAGCCGTGACGTAGGCCTGTTTCCCCTGCACACCGCCGTGCACAAGATGACCGGGCTGTCGGCGTCGCGATTTGGCCTGAAGGAAAGGGGCGAGATCCGTGAAGGCCATTGGGCCGACCTGGTGCTGTTCGACCCGGCGACCATTCGCGATGTCGCGGACTTCAATGATCCGCAACGGGCGGCTGAAGGCATCGATGGGGTGTGGGTCAACGGGGTGTTGAGTTACCAGGACGGTCAGGCGAACGGGCGCAGGGAAGGGCGGTTTTTGGCGCGGGAAGGGGATTTGCGCGTGGGATTTGCGTGA
- a CDS encoding methyl-accepting chemotaxis protein, which produces MGVTLRDLISGIRDGVTQIASAAEELSAVTEQTSAGVNSQKVETDQVATAMHEMTATVQEVARNAEQASQAAAAADGEAREGDKVVGEAITQIERLANEVARSTEAMGLLQQESDKIGSVMDVIKAVAEQTNLLALNAAIEAARAGEAGRGFAVVADEVRGLAQRTQKSTEEIEGLVAALQNGTQQVATVMNNSRTLTDSSVALTRKAGVSLENITRTVSNIQSMNQQIAAAAEQQSAVAEEISRSIVNVRDVSEQTAAASDETAKSSVELARLGNQLQMMVSHFRV; this is translated from the coding sequence ATGGGCGTGACCCTGCGCGACCTGATCAGCGGTATCCGCGACGGCGTCACCCAGATCGCCAGCGCGGCCGAAGAACTGTCGGCCGTGACCGAGCAGACCAGCGCCGGGGTCAACAGCCAGAAAGTCGAGACCGACCAGGTCGCCACCGCCATGCACGAGATGACCGCCACCGTGCAGGAAGTCGCGCGCAATGCCGAGCAAGCCTCCCAGGCCGCCGCCGCGGCGGATGGTGAAGCACGCGAAGGCGACAAGGTGGTCGGCGAAGCCATCACCCAGATCGAGCGCCTGGCCAACGAGGTGGCGCGCTCCACTGAAGCCATGGGCCTGCTGCAACAGGAAAGCGACAAGATCGGCAGCGTCATGGACGTGATCAAGGCCGTGGCCGAACAGACCAACCTGCTGGCACTCAACGCCGCCATTGAAGCGGCACGCGCCGGGGAAGCCGGTCGCGGGTTCGCCGTGGTGGCCGACGAAGTGCGGGGCCTGGCCCAACGCACGCAGAAATCCACCGAGGAAATCGAAGGCCTGGTGGCCGCCCTGCAGAACGGCACCCAGCAAGTGGCGACCGTAATGAACAACAGCCGCACCCTGACCGACAGCAGCGTGGCCCTGACCCGCAAGGCCGGTGTCTCACTGGAGAACATCACCCGCACGGTGTCCAACATCCAGTCGATGAACCAGCAGATCGCAGCCGCTGCCGAACAGCAAAGCGCGGTGGCCGAAGAGATCAGCCGCAGCATCGTCAACGTACGCGACGTGTCGGAACAGACCGCTGCGGCCAGCGATGAGACCGCTAAATCCAGTGTTGAACTGGCGCGACTGGGGAATCAGTTGCAGATGATGGTGAGCCACTTCCGCGTCTGA
- a CDS encoding MurR/RpiR family transcriptional regulator, protein MDILYQIRARQDSFSAGEGRIARLMLDDVGFAASASLDELALRAEVSTATLSRFARTVGCKDLRDLRLQLAQASGVGSRFLDPAGTPDQSAFYGQIVGDIESTLRQHLTAFDESRFADAVKLLGKARMIHAFGMGGCSTLCSDELQVRLVRLGYPIAVCHDAVMMRITAASLSADQVVIVCSLTGITPELLETVELARSYGAPILAITRGDSPLAQLADIVLPLQSAETSFIYKPTAARYGMLLAIDVLATELALANPQDNQERLRRIKLALDDYRGGDDHLPLGD, encoded by the coding sequence ATGGACATCCTCTACCAGATCCGCGCCCGCCAGGATTCCTTCAGCGCCGGAGAAGGACGCATCGCGCGCCTGATGCTCGACGATGTGGGGTTTGCCGCCTCTGCAAGCCTGGATGAGCTGGCGCTGCGCGCAGAAGTCAGCACCGCCACGCTGTCGCGTTTCGCCCGTACGGTCGGCTGCAAGGACCTGCGCGACCTGCGTTTGCAACTGGCCCAGGCCAGCGGCGTCGGCAGCCGTTTTCTCGACCCGGCGGGCACACCGGATCAGTCGGCGTTCTACGGGCAAATCGTCGGCGACATCGAATCGACCCTGCGCCAGCACCTGACGGCCTTCGACGAGTCGCGGTTCGCCGATGCGGTGAAACTGCTGGGCAAGGCGCGGATGATTCACGCCTTCGGCATGGGCGGCTGCTCGACCTTGTGCAGCGATGAGTTGCAGGTGCGCCTGGTGCGCCTTGGCTACCCGATTGCGGTCTGTCACGACGCGGTGATGATGCGGATCACGGCGGCCAGTCTCAGCGCCGATCAGGTGGTCATCGTCTGTTCATTGACAGGTATCACCCCCGAACTGCTGGAAACCGTGGAGCTGGCACGCAGCTACGGTGCGCCCATCCTGGCCATCACCCGAGGCGATTCGCCGCTGGCGCAACTGGCCGACATCGTGCTGCCGCTGCAAAGCGCCGAGACCTCGTTCATCTACAAACCGACAGCGGCACGCTACGGCATGCTGCTGGCCATCGATGTGCTTGCCACCGAGCTGGCACTGGCCAATCCTCAAGACAATCAAGAGCGCCTGCGGCGGATCAAACTCGCCCTGGACGATTACCGCGGCGGCGACGATCACTTGCCGCTGGGAGACTGA
- a CDS encoding phosphatase PAP2 family protein — translation MQTASRSRFYWLNFGIPLACAVVVFLMFDLTRIDIAFNDLFFDPVTQTFPLDHVHLFEKITHKWARIIPNWTGEIAIIGALLSFLWPRLKAEKHAKIIAFLEKIKVAPVLRFACKHRRDFLYVVFAFSISTGVIHYLKGHTSVYCPIETTQYGGKIEHKEWYENFDLLKVAGDGRCWPGGHASGGFTMLALYFVARRYRWRHAKALMYGSLALGFVYGTTRVVQGWHYMSHTFWAGIFVWLACLLTALAFYGRARLEMPVLRKAEKPALVAQPVGLAPADQ, via the coding sequence ATGCAGACGGCTTCCCGTTCCCGTTTTTACTGGCTGAACTTCGGTATCCCACTGGCCTGCGCGGTCGTGGTGTTCCTGATGTTCGACCTGACCCGGATCGACATCGCCTTCAACGATCTTTTTTTTGACCCGGTGACGCAGACGTTCCCGCTGGACCATGTGCACCTGTTCGAAAAAATCACCCATAAATGGGCGCGGATCATTCCGAACTGGACCGGCGAGATCGCCATCATCGGTGCCTTGCTGTCGTTTCTCTGGCCGCGGTTGAAGGCCGAAAAACACGCGAAAATCATCGCCTTCCTGGAGAAGATCAAAGTCGCGCCGGTACTGCGCTTTGCCTGCAAGCATCGTCGGGATTTCCTCTACGTGGTGTTTGCGTTCTCCATCAGCACCGGCGTGATCCACTACCTCAAGGGCCATACCAGCGTGTATTGCCCGATCGAGACCACCCAATACGGCGGGAAGATCGAGCACAAGGAGTGGTACGAGAATTTCGATTTGCTCAAGGTCGCAGGTGACGGTCGCTGCTGGCCAGGTGGGCATGCCTCCGGTGGTTTCACCATGCTTGCGTTGTACTTTGTTGCACGCCGTTACCGCTGGCGCCATGCCAAGGCACTCATGTATGGCTCACTGGCCCTGGGGTTCGTGTACGGCACGACGCGGGTGGTGCAGGGCTGGCACTACATGTCCCACACCTTCTGGGCCGGGATCTTCGTGTGGCTGGCGTGTTTGCTGACGGCGCTGGCGTTTTACGGGCGAGCACGGTTGGAGATGCCGGTGCTGCGCAAGGCTGAAAAACCGGCATTGGTGGCTCAACCTGTCGGACTTGCTCCTGCGGATCAATAG
- a CDS encoding FitA-like ribbon-helix-helix domain-containing protein, protein MASITISNLDSRLFELLRVAADINGRSMEEEARIILGHSLNQKDCVSGLGTRIHNRFKSEGGVELNLPAR, encoded by the coding sequence GTGGCCAGTATCACCATTAGTAATCTTGACTCTCGGCTTTTTGAGCTGTTGCGCGTAGCGGCAGACATCAACGGTCGGTCGATGGAGGAAGAGGCTCGCATTATTCTTGGGCACTCACTCAATCAGAAGGATTGTGTGAGTGGCTTGGGGACTCGAATACACAATCGGTTCAAATCCGAAGGTGGTGTGGAGTTGAATCTGCCTGCTCGCTAA
- a CDS encoding isochorismatase family protein → MRQALLIIDVQPSFTPPQWLIDGIRSLIGTLPSVATVERHDESVTPFQKQLGWHPAPDDDSLIEADRTFIKHGYAPSPETIEYLLSLKVERVLVCGLQTETCCLAAGFALFDAGLQPTLITDLTVGSSLDRTGALGVRLWEHHFKHTVTLGAIRQG, encoded by the coding sequence ATGCGCCAAGCCCTCCTGATCATCGACGTACAACCCAGCTTCACCCCACCCCAATGGCTCATCGACGGCATCCGCAGCTTGATCGGCACCCTGCCCAGCGTCGCCACCGTCGAACGCCACGACGAATCCGTAACGCCCTTCCAGAAACAGCTCGGCTGGCACCCCGCGCCAGACGACGACAGCCTGATCGAGGCCGACCGTACCTTTATCAAGCACGGCTACGCACCGTCGCCGGAGACCATCGAATATTTGCTAAGCCTGAAGGTGGAACGGGTACTGGTGTGCGGCCTGCAAACCGAAACCTGCTGCCTGGCGGCCGGGTTCGCGTTGTTCGATGCGGGGTTGCAGCCGACATTGATCACGGATTTGACGGTGGGGTCATCGCTGGATCGCACGGGGGCATTGGGGGTGAGGCTTTGGGAACATCATTTCAAGCACACGGTGACGTTGGGAGCAATTCGACAAGGTTAG
- a CDS encoding zeta toxin family protein, with product MTPDEQLLQNEAISFARSNKKPIARRRTDIAIYPPEQDPVSVFMAGSPGAGKTEASIALVNLFADTAILRIDPDELRNEFCEYSGGNAWIFQSGVSILVEKILDCAFDQRQSFVLDGTLSNIEVARRNVERSLRKGRFVQILYVYQNPLLAWDFVKAREAAEGRRIRPEHFIDQYFAARDVVNTIKLEYGGDVHVDLLLKHIDNSGRLYKAGVDKIDYHIPERHTRADLMAVLGLGSGANQ from the coding sequence ATGACTCCTGATGAACAGCTCTTGCAGAATGAAGCGATTTCCTTTGCCCGGTCGAACAAGAAACCCATAGCCAGGCGTCGAACCGACATAGCGATATACCCTCCGGAGCAAGATCCTGTATCAGTATTTATGGCTGGCTCGCCGGGAGCAGGGAAGACAGAAGCGTCAATCGCTCTAGTGAATCTTTTTGCTGATACAGCAATCCTAAGAATTGATCCTGATGAGCTTCGCAACGAATTTTGTGAGTATTCCGGGGGAAACGCCTGGATTTTCCAGAGTGGAGTGTCGATTCTGGTCGAAAAAATTCTGGATTGCGCCTTCGATCAGAGACAGTCATTTGTCCTGGATGGAACACTTTCCAATATCGAAGTGGCAAGAAGGAATGTGGAGCGATCACTGCGCAAGGGACGATTCGTACAAATCCTCTACGTCTACCAAAATCCACTCCTCGCATGGGACTTTGTCAAAGCTCGCGAAGCCGCTGAAGGGAGAAGAATCCGGCCCGAGCACTTCATCGATCAGTATTTCGCCGCGCGTGACGTGGTAAACACTATTAAGCTAGAGTACGGAGGCGACGTGCACGTGGATTTACTGCTCAAGCATATCGATAATTCAGGACGTCTTTACAAGGCTGGAGTCGATAAAATTGACTACCATATCCCTGAGCGACACACGCGGGCTGACTTAATGGCCGTGCTCGGGTTAGGATCAGGAGCGAATCAATGA